TTAGTTTTGATAAAAACTCTTCGATATTGTATTTTGCACGGTATTGTGGGCTTAGAAGATGTATTAGGATATCTCCCAGGTCTAGCACAACCCAATCAGGCGAGCTTTCTATGCCTAAAAATTCCTCTCCAAGCGGTTTTAGCGCGAGCTTTAGATCATCCGTTAAAGAGTATGCGTGCCTCTCTCCCATTGTAGTTGCAATTACTACGTATTTTACGAAATAATCCTTTTCTCTCATATCAAAGACTTCTATTGACTCAGCCTTCTTTTCATCTAGAATTTTGATGATTCTGTCGATTCTTTCTTGCATTTTAATCCTTGGTAAAATTTTATAACTTCCTCTTTTATTTTAGCAGGAATTTGATCTTGTACCAGATCGCTTCTTATTTTAGAAGATGAGATATCTATGTGGATATCAAGCTTTTGAAGCTTTTTTGGTATCTTGATATGATCTCTTTTGGCCACTATAAAATGAACTAA
This Campylobacter sp. RM16192 DNA region includes the following protein-coding sequences:
- the rsfS gene encoding ribosome silencing factor produces the protein MQERIDRIIKILDEKKAESIEVFDMREKDYFVKYVVIATTMGERHAYSLTDDLKLALKPLGEEFLGIESSPDWVVLDLGDILIHLLSPQYRAKYNIEEFLSKLKEQRS